One segment of Macaca fascicularis isolate 582-1 chromosome 4, T2T-MFA8v1.1 DNA contains the following:
- the MRPS18A gene encoding large ribosomal subunit protein mL66 isoform X2 → MAAFKGLVSAYGGLLRGLLAGPAATSWSRLPARGFREVVEIQEGKTTIIEGRLTATPKGSPNPPNPSGQCPICRWNLKHKYNYDDVLLLSQFIRPHGGMLPRKITGLCQEEHRKIEECVKMAHRAGT, encoded by the exons ATGGCGGCCTTCAAGGGTTTGGTGTCCGCCTATGGGGGGCTTCTCCGTGGGCTCCTAGCGGGCCCGGCAGCGACCAGCTGGTCTCGGCTTCCAGCTCGCGGGTTCAGGGAAG TGGTGGAGATCCAAGAAGGGAAGACAACTATA ATTGAAGGCCGTCTCACAGCGACTCCCAAGGGCAGTCCAAATCCTCCTAACCCCTCTGGCCAGTGCCCCATCTGCCGTTGGAACCTGAAGCACAAGTATAACTATGAC GATGTTCTGCTGCTTAGCCAGTTCATCCGGCCTCATGGAGGCATGCTGCCACGAAAGATCACAGGCCTATGCCAGGAAGAACACCGCAAGATTGAGGAGTGTGTGAAGATGGCCCACCGAGCAG GTACCTGA
- the MRPS18A gene encoding large ribosomal subunit protein mL66 isoform X1, whose translation MAAFKGLVSAYGGLLRGLLAGPAATSWSRLPARGFREVVEIQEGKTTIIEGRLTATPKGSPNPPNPSGQCPICRWNLKHKYNYDDVLLLSQFIRPHGGMLPRKITGLCQEEHRKIEECVKMAHRAGLLPNHRPRLPEGVVPKSKPQLNRYLTRWAPGSVKPIYKKGPRWNKVCMPVGSPLLRDNVCYSRTPWKLYH comes from the exons ATGGCGGCCTTCAAGGGTTTGGTGTCCGCCTATGGGGGGCTTCTCCGTGGGCTCCTAGCGGGCCCGGCAGCGACCAGCTGGTCTCGGCTTCCAGCTCGCGGGTTCAGGGAAG TGGTGGAGATCCAAGAAGGGAAGACAACTATA ATTGAAGGCCGTCTCACAGCGACTCCCAAGGGCAGTCCAAATCCTCCTAACCCCTCTGGCCAGTGCCCCATCTGCCGTTGGAACCTGAAGCACAAGTATAACTATGAC GATGTTCTGCTGCTTAGCCAGTTCATCCGGCCTCATGGAGGCATGCTGCCACGAAAGATCACAGGCCTATGCCAGGAAGAACACCGCAAGATTGAGGAGTGTGTGAAGATGGCCCACCGAGCAG GTCTATTACCAAATCACAGGCCTCGGCTTCCTGAAGGAGTTGTTCCGAAAAGCAAACCTCAACTCAACCG GTACCTGACGCGCTGGGCTCCTGGCTCCGTCAAGCCCATCTACAAGAAAGGCCCCCGCTGGAACAAGGTGTGCATGCCCGTGGGGTCACCCCTCCTGAGGGACAATGTCTGCTACTCAAGAACACCTTGGAAGCTGTATCACTGA
- the MRPS18A gene encoding large ribosomal subunit protein mL66 isoform X3 encodes MLPRKITGLCQEEHRKIEECVKMAHRAGLLPNHRPRLPEGVVPKSKPQLNRYLTRWAPGSVKPIYKKGPRWNKVCMPVGSPLLRDNVCYSRTPWKLYH; translated from the exons ATGCTGCCACGAAAGATCACAGGCCTATGCCAGGAAGAACACCGCAAGATTGAGGAGTGTGTGAAGATGGCCCACCGAGCAG GTCTATTACCAAATCACAGGCCTCGGCTTCCTGAAGGAGTTGTTCCGAAAAGCAAACCTCAACTCAACCG GTACCTGACGCGCTGGGCTCCTGGCTCCGTCAAGCCCATCTACAAGAAAGGCCCCCGCTGGAACAAGGTGTGCATGCCCGTGGGGTCACCCCTCCTGAGGGACAATGTCTGCTACTCAAGAACACCTTGGAAGCTGTATCACTGA